Proteins from a single region of Pseudopedobacter saltans DSM 12145:
- a CDS encoding ribonuclease H-like YkuK family protein: protein MSWRKFSGEKINLPITTEVETAIKKENEKGNKLKVCIGTDSQVKGSTIHFATAIVFLREHKGGFMYINQDRYTMKMGIKERMLAEVQKSIETAYALCDLLDTYNVELEVHADINTSPQFKSNAALHEAMGYILSMGFVFKAKPEAFASSTCANKLVQ, encoded by the coding sequence ATGAGTTGGAGAAAATTCAGTGGAGAAAAGATCAATCTGCCCATAACAACAGAAGTAGAAACGGCTATAAAAAAAGAAAATGAAAAAGGTAACAAACTCAAAGTTTGTATAGGCACAGACTCACAGGTAAAAGGTTCAACTATTCATTTTGCAACGGCAATAGTTTTTTTACGCGAGCACAAAGGTGGATTCATGTATATCAACCAGGACAGATATACCATGAAAATGGGAATAAAAGAACGCATGCTGGCAGAAGTTCAGAAATCTATAGAAACAGCTTATGCACTATGTGATTTATTAGACACCTACAATGTAGAACTTGAAGTACATGCCGATATCAACACAAGCCCTCAATTCAAATCAAACGCAGCTTTACACGAAGCGATGGGTTACATTTTAAGCATGGGATTTGTATTCAAGGCAAAACCCGAAGCTTTTGCCAGCTCTACCTGCGCCAATAAACTGGTGCAGTAG